The genomic segment TCAAAAATGGAACCGGATGCATTCCAATGATACTCACGGTAGAAAGAGTGTGAGAATAATTGTGTGcgcacaaagttttttttttccaggcttaCAAAGTGAATTTGGTGCCATGTTACTTCATATTTTTGAATCTTAAAGAGAGTGCACTCGGGAACCCTTTCTTATAGGAGGTGCGTTTATTTAGCTGGCGGCTGACATTTGCACTGGTTTGGCTTGTGTTGCATGCGTTCCTCTTCTATTGCGTCCTCACCTCTATCTTGTCATGACAACTTGTCTGGATAAACCTGAGCCGGGTCCCGGCTGAGCCTAGTTAAGACTTTGCAGCTGTCGGCCACTTGTCTAACCGCCGTACGTCGTTGGTGGTGTCTACCTAGGACGACAGCTGAAAGTAAGACAACagacatacatttaaaaaaaaaaaaaaacacttgacttAATCCTGACTGGGAGTATTGAAGCAAATTCTTACATTTATACTTTGGTCTTGTCGCTTTGTAGACTTGTTTTATACTCGACCGAAGACTCGTGGGGATCtgtaaaagaacaaaaaagatGCTAAAATTGTTTTAACACTTTTCTAACCACCTCATTTAGATTATCCAGAAGCCCTCTCACGATATGAAGCAGCATTTGGCCATCTACTCCAAGAGGGTGGCGGGCTCCGTCACCGAATTGATTCAGGCTGCCGAGGCCATGAAAGGTATCGTACTCGCCGCTAAAAATGTACGTTTGCTCGGGATATTTTTATCCTGTGCATCCAAGTCTCCACCTATGAGATctgtgtttgaaaaaaatggctgaataaTTGGTGTGTTGTAGGTACCGAATGGGTGGATCCCGAGGATCCCACCGTCATCGCCGAGAACGAGCTGCTCGGCGCCGCGGCGGCCATCGAGGCGGCTGCCAAGAAGTTGGAGCAGCTGAGACCTAGGACCAAACCAAAggtgatttcattttttaggtTTGGGGCGGGTGCTTTAGATATACTATAAACTGGCTATTCTCGactggtacatggtcgattggtcgccggtcgattggtcgccggtcgattggtcgccggtcgtttggtcgcccggcgACCGATCCCCCGGCGACCGATCCCCCGGCGACCAGTCGCCCGGCGACCAATCCCGGCGACCAGTCGCCGGGGGACCAATCAACCAGCGACCAATCCCCCGGCGACCAGtcgcccggcgaccaatcgaccggcgaccaatccccCTGGCGACCAGTCGCCCGGCGACCAATCCCGGCGACCAGTCCCCCGGGGACCAATCGACCAGCGACCAATCCCCCGGCGACCAatcctggcgaccaatcgaccagtCCCCCGGCGACCAGTCGCCGGGGGACCAATCCCGGCGACCAGTCCCCCGGGGACCAAtcgaccagcgaccaatcgaccggcgaccaatccccCGGCGACCAATCCTGGCGACCAATCCCCCGGCGACCAATCACGGCGACCAATCGCGGCGACCAATCGCCCGGCGACCGGTCGCCAGGACTGGTCGCCGGGGGATTGGTCGCCGGGCGACTGGTCGCCGCGATTGGTCGccgtgattggtcgccggtcgattggtcgccgggggATTGGTCGCCAGGATTGGTCGCCGGGGGATTGGTCGCCGTGATTGGTCGCCGGGGGATTGGTCGCCAGGATTGGTCGCCGGGGGATTGGTCGCAGGGGGGATTGGTCGCcctgaaggttattgataattaccatttaaatggttgctcaaattccctaaatactaagtgcgaatgactatttagtcatacttaatgccctagtaattattaggctaaagaaaagctccaaatttcccgtacttttattgtgttttgttgaagaacttgttaagaccctgacggacgtcgcttcttaaaaggacagcgcatgtacatacaaattctcaacaacactcacacgtgggctcagtgaaactgctcatggtcattgttggcttttattgatgcgtagaccatgttgttttaccttgttttggtgccggtcttttggtcgcccgttgttgcggtcggggcgaccaatcgaccgcacacgttctCGACCTGTGTGGTTACCTTTCCCAAACGAAATTGACCTTCGGCCCGACTCGCCTTTTAAACAGGAAGCGGACGAGAGCTTGAACTTTGAGGAGCAAATCCTGGAGGCGGCCAAGTCCATCGCCGCCGCCACCAGCGCTCTGGTCAAAGCGGCTTCGGCGGCACAGAGGGAGCTGGTGGCTCAAGGGAAGGTACGGCTCACCTGACCCGTTGGACGTGTCCGGCGTCGAGACGGAAATGTCaccattgtatttgtttttttttttgcaggtagGGGCCATTCCAGCCAACGCGGTGGATGACGGACAGTGGTCTCAGGGTCTGATTTCTGCCGTGAGTCTAAAAaccaaagaaaaattaaaacgtGATGAGAGATAAAGTGTCCAACTCAAAACATACCTGTGTAACCCTTTAGGCTCGAATGGTAGCCGCGGCCACCAACAATCTCTGCGAGGCGGCCAACTCGGCGGTTCAGGGACACGCCAGCGAGGAGAAGCTCATATCTTCGGCCAAGCAGGTGGCGGCCTCCACCGCTCAGCTTCTCGTGGCCTGCAAGGTCAAGGCGGACCAAGACTCGCAGACCATGAAGAGACTCCAGGTTAGCGCCGCTGCTGGCCGGCACACATCTGCAAGCACAGCACGTTTCACGCCAGATGAATATAGTAGAGTGCACCAAACACCGAAATGTCATTGTCGTCAttctacaagtacaatgagGTTTAAAGCTTCACgtcaaaaatatatgtacaataaaaaagtgactaaagtgcttaaataattgaattgaatgcctttatctTCATTAGACGACTGGCAAATGGTCCGCCTTGCAGAAACACTGTCTTTACTTAGCGAGCGTCCATCTTCCGCCATAAACGTCAAGCTTGAGTACACTCTATTTATGAGTGTGTATCTTAGCTGCAAACACATCAGGCGGCTCAGGTTCTGCGATCCAATCATCAGCGGCTTATCCCCTCCCCTTCTGGGCCCGCAGCTGCCGCCGCACTAATTCCCGCGCATTGATGTCCGGCGAGGTCTTGGAAACAATCCACCCGTGCGCCAATGGCGGCGGAGGCTGGAAACATTAGCCTGGACCTGCCATTACTTGATTAACGTCTCGCTCCTGGCGACGGCAAAGACCAAAAGTTTCGTGTGCGTGATTGTTTTCTGTATATGCGGCGAGGGCGATAGATACCATTAAACAAGTCCTGGTATAGAAGGGTGGTGGGTGGGTTCTTCACTTCTTAGCCCACATGGGAGAGAGCCTGCTTTCCATGTGAAAGGTAGGTGATTTGAGGCCTGCTACTTCCAAGTTGTCAGCTGAAATGGAAATATAGTGAGCTAGCAGtgacaaagtagggtggtgggttgggcacttagctcacagCGGAGAGCGCCTACCTACCATGCCAAAGGTACTTGGTTCGAGACCAACGTCGTCTTCCACATTGTCACTCGTCGGCTGCAAAAGAAACATAGTGAGCCGGCCGagacaaagtagggtggtgggttgggcacttagctcacagCGGAGAGCGCCTACCTACCATGCCGAAGGTACTTGGTTCGAGACCAACGTCGTCTTCCACATTGTCACTTGTCGTCTGAAATGGAAACATAGTGAGCCGGCCGagacaaagtagggtggtgggttgggcacttagctcacagCGGAGAGCGCCTACCTACCATGCCAAAGGTACCTGGTTCGAGACCAACGTCCTCCACATTGTCACTTGTTGGCTGAAATGGAAACATAGTGAGCCGGCCGAGACAAagcagggtggtgggttgggcacttagctcacagCGGAGAGCACCTACCTACTATGCCAAAGGTACTTGGTTCGAGACCAACGTCGTCTTCCACATTGTCACTTGTCGGCTGAAATGGAAACATAGTGAGCTGGCTGagacaaagtagggtggtgggttgggcacttagctcacagCGGAGAGCGCCTACCTACCATGCCAAAGGTACCTGGTTCGAGACCAACGTCTTCTACATTGTCACTTGTCGGCTGCAAAAGAAACATAGTGAGCCGGCCGAGACAAAGTAGGGTGGGGGTTTGTTGGGCTTACTTAGCTCACAGCGGAGAGCGCCTACCTACCATGCCAAAGGTACCTGGTTCGAGACCAACGTCCTCCACATTGTCACTTGTTGGCTGAAAAAGAAAGATAGTGAGCCGGCTGagacaaagtagggtggtgggttgggcacttagctcacagCGGAGAGCGCCTACCTACCATGCCAAAGGTACTTGGTTCGAGACCAACGTCTTCCACATTGTCACTTGTCGTCTGAAATGGAAACATAGTGAGCCGGCTGagacaaagtagggtggtgggttgggcacttagctcacagCGGAGAGCGCCTACCTACCATGCCAAAGGTACCTGGTTCGAGACCAACGTCTTCTACATTGTCACTTGTCGGCTGCAAAAGAAACATAGTGAGCCGGCCGAGACAAAGTAGGGTGGGGGTTTGTTGGGCTTACTTAGCTCACAGCGGAGAGCGCCTACCTACCATGCCAAAGGTACCTGGTTCGAGACCAACGTCGTCTTCCACATTGTCACTTGTCGGCTGCAAAAGAAACATAGTGAGCCGGCTGagacaaagtagggtggtgggttgggcacttagctcacagCGGAGAGCGCCTACCTACCATGCCAAAGGTACTTGGTTCGAGACCAACGTCTTCCACATTGTCACTTGTCTGAAATGGAAACATAGTGAGCCGGCTGagacaaagtagggtggtgggttgggcacttagctcacagCGGAGAGCACCTACCTACTATGCCGAAGGTACTTGGTTCGAGACCAACGTCTTCCACATTGTCACTCGTTGGCTGCAGAAGAAACATAGTGAGCCGGCCGagacaaagtagggtggtgggttgggcacttagctcacagCGGAGAGCGCCTACCTACCATGCCAAAGGTACCTGGTTCGAGACCAACGTCTTCCACATTGTCACTTGTTGGCTGAAAAAGAAAGATAGTGAGCCGGCCGAGACAATGTTGGGTTGGCAACTTAGCTCACAGCGGAGAGCGCCTACCTACCATTTGAAAGGTAGTCAGTTCGAGGCCAGCGTCCTCCACTTTGTCACTTGTCGGCTGAAACTGAAACAGTGAGCCATTTTAAAAGATTTCTGGAAgcaaaagccttattatacaagtggaaaataaattctaaaatgtatttgccACTGTCA from the Stigmatopora argus isolate UIUO_Sarg chromosome 16, RoL_Sarg_1.0, whole genome shotgun sequence genome contains:
- the LOC144090511 gene encoding uncharacterized protein LOC144090511 isoform X1, producing MPTSDNVEDVGLEPGTFGMPTSDNVEDDVGLEPGTFGMPTSDNVEDVGLEPGTFGMTTSDNVEDVGLEPSTFGMPTSDNVEDVGLEPGTFGMPTSDNVEDVGLEPGTFGMPTSDNVEDDVGLEPSTFGIPTSDNVEDVGLEPGTFGMTTSDNVEDDVGLEPSTFGMPTSDNVEDDVGLEPSTFGMVADNLEVAGLKSPTFHMESRLSPMWAKK
- the LOC144090511 gene encoding uncharacterized protein LOC144090511 isoform X3, coding for MPTSDNVEDVGLEPGTFGMPTSDNVEDDVGLEPGTFGMPTSDNVEDVGLEPGTFGMTTSDNVEDVGLEPSTFGMPTSDNVEDVGLEPGTFGMPTSDNVEDDVGLEPSTFGIPTSDNVEDVGLEPGTFGMTTSDNVEDDVGLEPSTFGMPTSDNVEDDVGLEPSTFGMVADNLEVAGLKSPTFHMESRLSPMWAKK
- the LOC144090511 gene encoding uncharacterized protein LOC144090511 isoform X8, whose protein sequence is MPTSDNVEDVGLEPGTFGMPTSDNVEDDVGLEPGTFGMTTSDNVEDVGLEPSTFGMPTSDNVEDVGLEPGTFGMPTSDNVEDDVGLEPSTFGIPTSDNVEDVGLEPGTFGMTTSDNVEDDVGLEPSTFGMPTSDNVEDDVGLEPSTFGMVADNLEVAGLKSPTFHMESRLSPMWAKK
- the LOC144090511 gene encoding uncharacterized protein LOC144090511 isoform X7 — its product is MPTSDNVEDVGLEPGTFGMPTSDNVEDDVGLEPGTFGMPTSDNVEDVGLEPGTFGMTTSDNVEDVGLEPSTFGMPTSDNVEDVGLEPGTFGMPTSDNVEDVGLEPGTFGMPTSDNVEDDVGLEPSTFGIPTSDNVEDVGLEPGTFGMTTSDNVEDDVGLEPSTFGMPTSDNVEDDVGLEPSTFGMLTTWK
- the LOC144090511 gene encoding uncharacterized protein LOC144090511 isoform X10; translation: MPTSDNVEDVGLEPGTFGMTTSDNVEDVGLEPSTFGMPTSDNVEDVGLEPGTFGMPTSDNVEDVGLEPGTFGMPTSDNVEDDVGLEPSTFGIPTSDNVEDVGLEPGTFGMTTSDNVEDDVGLEPSTFGMPTSDNVEDDVGLEPSTFGMVADNLEVAGLKSPTFHMESRLSPMWAKK
- the LOC144090511 gene encoding uncharacterized protein LOC144090511 isoform X9; this translates as MPTSDNVEDVGLEPGTFGMPTSDNVEDDVGLEPGTFGMPTSDNVEDVGLEPGTFGMTTSDNVEDVGLEPSTFGMPTSDNVEDDVGLEPSTFGIPTSDNVEDVGLEPGTFGMTTSDNVEDDVGLEPSTFGMPTSDNVEDDVGLEPSTFGMVADNLEVAGLKSPTFHMESRLSPMWAKK
- the LOC144090511 gene encoding uncharacterized protein LOC144090511 isoform X4, with the translated sequence MPTSDNVEDVGLEPGTFGMPTSDNVEDDVGLEPGTFGMPTSDNVEDVGLEPGTFGMTTSDNVEDVGLEPSTFGMPTSDNVEDVGLEPGTFGMPTSDNVEDDVGLEPSTFGIPTSDNVEDVGLEPGTFGMTTSDNVEDDVGLEPSTFGMPTSDNVEDDVGLEPSTFGMVADNLEVAGLKSPTFHMESRLSPMWAKK
- the LOC144090511 gene encoding uncharacterized protein LOC144090511 isoform X6; this encodes MPTSDNVEDVGLEPGTFGMPTSDNVEDDVGLEPGTFGMPTSDNVEDVGLEPGTFGMTTSDNVEDVGLEPSTFGMPTSDNVEDVGLEPGTFGMPTSDNVEDVGLEPGTFGMPTSDNVEDDVGLEPSTFGIPTSDNVEDVGLEPGTFGMPTSDNVEDDVGLEPSTFGMVADNLEVAGLKSPTFHMESRLSPMWAKK
- the LOC144090511 gene encoding uncharacterized protein LOC144090511 isoform X11, whose product is MPTSDNVEDVGLEPGTFGMPTSDNVEDDVGLEPGTFGMPTSDNVEDVGLEPGTFGMTTSDNVEDVGLEPSTFGMPTSDNVEDVGLEPGTFGMPTSDNVEDVGLEPGTFGMTTSDNVEDDVGLEPSTFGMPTSDNVEDDVGLEPSTFGMVADNLEVAGLKSPTFHMESRLSPMWAKK
- the LOC144090511 gene encoding uncharacterized protein LOC144090511 isoform X2; this translates as MPTSDNVEDVGLEPGTFGMPTSDNVEDDVGLEPGTFGMTTSDNVEDVGLEPSTFGMPTSDNVEDVGLEPGTFGMPTSDNVEDVGLEPGTFGMPTSDNVEDDVGLEPSTFGIPTSDNVEDVGLEPGTFGMTTSDNVEDDVGLEPSTFGMPTSDNVEDDVGLEPSTFGMVADNLEVAGLKSPTFHMESRLSPMWAKK
- the LOC144090511 gene encoding uncharacterized protein LOC144090511 isoform X5; protein product: MPTSDNVEDVGLEPGTFGMPTSDNVEDVGLEPGTFGMTTSDNVEDVGLEPSTFGMPTSDNVEDVGLEPGTFGMPTSDNVEDVGLEPGTFGMPTSDNVEDDVGLEPSTFGIPTSDNVEDVGLEPGTFGMTTSDNVEDDVGLEPSTFGMPTSDNVEDDVGLEPSTFGMVADNLEVAGLKSPTFHMESRLSPMWAKK